In Trichoderma atroviride chromosome 2, complete sequence, one DNA window encodes the following:
- a CDS encoding uncharacterized protein (EggNog:ENOG41): MSYVPIVRQLFIYLVHQAPVFLKFHQRNFTSQLITSISYKLKMADWGGGVETGGWAQSNSHVSEKGNAEADNWNYGSNDPAGNTGGFNDNYDDGGYKGNANNYDDGGYKGDVNDAGEYGNDKCFGCGEEGHRRAECPNAEAQTCRYCKKEGHMVKDCPDKPPMTCGNCGEEGHFRKDCENARKVNRDHVADTTPEDAWAKIKQAARERDYDDVKEAVEEYVKALGGEVTYRQIQEKLMEENVKLWLIGLERELIDTFTNMDLQGNIDKKYSVSFRFSDKPERPREIDGWPQDHSEILSRLDNAGIVVDRGLPKCYNCGELGHTSKACTQERVEHASEKPKISCYNCGNEGHRVRDCPEPRVDKFACKNCGKSGHKIAECPEPPNMDNVECRKCNKTGHFAKDCPDGGSRACRNCGQEGHISKDCDQPRNMDLVTCRNCEETGHYSKECPKPRDWSKVQCTNCEEYGHTKVRCKQPPKDSGAFADQDLGNGDDQPTQADGYAGNSYDNSYADNAGGGGGDGGDAGGW; the protein is encoded by the exons ATGTCCTACGTCCCTATTGTG AGGCAGCTTTTCATTTACCTCGTTCATCAAGCGCCTGTTTTCTTGAAATTCCATCAAAG GAATTTCACTTCCCAACTTATCACCTCCATCTCGTACAAATTGAAGATGGCAGACTGGGGCGGTGGAGTAGAGACGGGCGGTTGGGCCCAGTCCAATTCCCACGTCTCTGAAAAGGGAAACGCTGAGGCAGACAACTGGAACTACGGTTCAAACGATCCTGCTGGCAACACTGGAGGTTTCAATGACAACTATGATGACGGTGGTTATAAAGGCAATGCCAATAACTACGACGATGGTGGTTATAAAGGCGATGTCAATGATGCTGGAGAATACGGAAATGACAAATGTTTCGGCTGCGGCGAGGAAGG CCATAGGCGAGCGGAATGCCCCAATGCTGAAGCGCAGACTTGCCGCTACTGCAAGAAGGAAGGCCATATGGTCAAGGACTGCCCCGATAAGCCTCCTATGACTTGTGGCAACTGCGGTGAAGAAG GCCATTTCAGAAAGGACTGCGAGAATGCCCGCAAGGTCAATCGTGACCACGTTGCCGATACTACTCCGGAAGATGCCTgggccaagatcaagcagGCAGCTCGTGAAAGAGACTACGATGATGTCAAAGAAGCAGTCGAGGAATATGTCAAGGCTCTAGGAGGAGAGGTCACCTACCGCCAAATCCAAGAGAAATTGATGGAAGAGAATGTCAAGCTTTGGCTCATTGGTTTGGAAAGAGAGCTGATTGATACTTTCACCAACATGGACCTCCAGGGCAACATTGACAAGAAGTATAGCGTCTCGTTCAGGTTCTCCGATAAGCCCGAGCGGCCTCGTGAAATCGATGGCTGGCCTCAAGATCATAGTGAGATCCTCTCTCGCTTGGACAATGCAGGAATAGTTGTTGATAGAGGCCTTCCTAAATGCTACAACTGTGGCGAGCTCGGTCATACGTCCAAGGCCTGCACCCAGGAGCGAGTTGAGCACGCTTcggagaagccaaagatcTCGTGCTATAACTGCGGTAATGAAGGCCACCGAGTCAGAGACT GCCCCGAGCCACGCGTTGACAAGTTCGCGTGCAAGAACTGCGG AAAATCGGGACATAAAATCGCAGAGTGCCCAGAGCCTCCCAACATGGACAATGTTGAGTGTCGCAAATGCAACAAGA CCGGCCACTTCGCCAAAGACTGCCCAGATGgaggcagcagagcttgTCGCAATTGTGGCCAGGAAGGCCATATTTCCAAGGATTGTGACCAGCCCAGAAACATGGACCTTGTTACCTGCCGCAACTGCGAGGAAACTGGACACTACAGCAAAGAGTGTCCCAAGCCTCGGGACT GGTCCAAGGTCCAATGTACCAACTGTGAGGAGTATGGACATACCAAAGTCCGCTGCAAGCAGCCACCCAAAGACTCGGGGGCTTTTGCGGACCAGGACCTCGGCAATGGAGATGACCAGCCAACTCAGGCTGATGGCTACGCTGGCAATAGCTACGACAATAGCTACGCCGACAAcgcgggcggcggcggcggcgacggagGCGATGCGGGCGGTTGGTAA
- a CDS encoding uncharacterized protein (EggNog:ENOG41~BUSCO:EOG092D4A2D), whose product MAPSVVMIDTSDDFSFAAPVAATEKKQQRTLLLAPPSLASHPTALTNVLSQHDRSTTDLQMIDRLSAGLVNLPSATYDLVLVLADASSSLNEVLPLLTRSILGPIAESLKPNGRLQSQSGRELGQNAALAKEAVLAGLVASNGGFDKPDYGTNEGVVSLKLGSKKKKLAVAAPPAPVQTLEVKPVVPAGVGFVDFSDDLDADYDDDDLIDEDTLMTEDDLKRPINIPLECQPKAGKRRRACKDCSCGLAERLAAEDDAKRAAADEKLKSVKLAVDDLAEIDFTVQGKVGSCGNCALGDAFRCDGCPYVGLPPFKPGEEVRLLNNEIQL is encoded by the exons aTGGCGCCCTCGGTCGTTATGATAGATACCTCGGACGACTTCTCCTTCGCTGCCCCAGTGGCGGCgactgagaagaagcagcagcgcacGTTGCTGCTAGCACCGCCGTCTCTCGCCTCACATCCCACTGCGCTTACCAACGTGCTCTCGCAACATGATCGCTCCACGACCGACCTCCAGATGATTGACCGGTTGTCCGCCGGGCTCGTCAATCTCCCCTCCGCGACATACGATCTCGTCCTAGTCCTCGCCGACGCCTCTTCGTCTCTAAATGAAGTCTTGCCGCTCTTGACCCGAAGCATCCTCGGCCCCATCGCAGAGTCGCTCAAGCCAAACGGACGGCTGCAGTCGCAGAGTGGCCGAGAGCTGGGACAGAATGCTGCGCTGGCAAAGGAGGCCGTTTTGGCAGGATTGGTTGCCTCCAACGGAGGTTTCGACAAGCCTGACTATGGCACCAACGAAGGCGTAGTCTCTCTCAAGCtgggcagcaagaagaagaagttggccGTTGCTGCTCCTCCCGCGCCCGTGCAAACACTCGAGGTCAAGCCTGTCGTCCCCGCTGGCGTTGGCTTTGTCGACTTTTCTGACGATCTCGATGCCGAttacgacgacgatgacctCATCGACGAAGACACTCTCATGACGGAAGACGATCTCAAGCGCCCCATCAACATCC CTCTCGAATGCCAGCCCAAGGCCGGTAAGCGACGCCGCGCCTGCAAGGACTGCAGCTGCGGTCTCGCCGAGCGCCTTGCCGCCGAAGACGATGCCAAGcgtgccgccgccgatgagaagctcaagagTGTCAAGCTCGCCGTCGACGACCTCGCAGAGATTGACTTCACCGTCCAGGGCAAGGTTGGATCCTGCGGCAACTGCGCTCTGGGTGATGCTTTCCGCTGCGACGGATGCCCGTATGTCGGACTGCCGCCGTTCAAGCCTGGTGAAGAAGTCAGGCTGCTGAACAATGAGATTCAGTTGTGA